TGCCGCTGTTCGCCTATGGGGCTGTTGGTTTTGCCCAGGACCGCTTCTGGGTCGCGGCCAGGCAGGTCGACAAAGACCGCCGCCAAGTCTTCACGCACATCACGCCGGAGCGCATCACCAAGGGCGCCCACGATCTGCTCAAGCGCTACCCTGGAAACCGTCTCATTCAACACTTAAGCCGCTGCGCCCTGACCTTCTGCTGCCCCGCGGCCAAAAACCTGGCCCTGGGCCGCTACGAGGGTCCCCTGCCCACGGCCAGAACCTGCAATGCCCGCTGTCTGGGCTGCATTTCACACCAACCCGCCGACTCAGGCTTTCCGGCCTCCCAAAACCGGATCGATTTCACCCCCACGCCCGAAGAAATCACCGAGGTCATGCTCCTCCACGCCAGGCGGGCCAAGAATCCCGTTCTGTCCTTTGGCCAGGGCTGCGAAGGCGAGCCCCTGACCGAAGCCCTTCTCATCGGCACGGCCATCCGCCAATTCCGTGCCGCCGGCGGGCAAGGCACGATCAACATCAATACCAACGCCAGCCTTCCGACTGTCATCCCCGGGCTGGCCGAGGCCGGCCTGGACTCCATCCGCGTCAGCCTGAACAGCGCCCGCGCCGCTGTGTATGCCGCATATTATCGTCCGCATGGATACTGCTTCGACGATGTCCTCGAAACAATCCGCACGGCCAAGGCCCATGGTCTGTTTGTTTCCCTGAACTATCTCTTCGCTCCGGGCGTGAGCGATGTCGAAAGCGAACTTGGAGCCCTGACCGCGCTGGTCGAAACGACCAGGCCAGACTTCATCCAAATGCGCAACCTGAGCCTGGACCCGGAAATTTACCTGCGCTGCGTGGGCACCCCCCTGGAACCCTCCATGGGTTTGCACAACTTCATGAAGCGCCTCAAAAAAGCCTGCCCATGGATTGAGTACGGATACTTCAACCCCTATCTGGACAACGGCAGCCCCGTGTTGTGGGGCTAGCCAGCCAAACGACCCGACCGGGCGTTGACGGGACAACGCCCTTTCAACCCACAACACGCCGTGCTTCACGTTGGAGGCATGCATGCTTATCCACTTTGTCGTTCTGGCTTGGAGCGCCCTGATTCTTATCTGGGGGACATGCGCCCTGGCCCGGCATGGACGCGGCGCATGGCGTTTTTTCGTGATCGGTCTGGCCCATGCAGCCGCGATGCTTGGCGTGATCGGAACCACCTGGGGTATCAACTTCTTCCCGGCGGTGACCAGCGACCCAGGACGCGCCGTCCTTCAAGCCCTGCCGCCGGCCCTGGCCTTGGCCGTGCCCTCGGCCTTTGCCTCGATCTGGATGCAACGGCGAACCAATCCGCTGGGCACGATCAATCCGTTCCTACCCAGCGCGATATTGGCCCTGCTCCTCGGCGGGGGCACCGTGGCCGGTGTCGGCTGGCATCACTTCGGCAATGGCTGGCTGGACACGTCGGAGGGCCGTCTCCGCGAGGCAGTGATACTTCGGGACGGCACGATCATGCCCAAAACACAAGAAACCGAAGAGCAAAGCAGACCGCGCGACCTTGACCCGATCCTCGCCGTGCCCGGCAGCAGGGTCACGATCCGGATCAAGTCGGGCTATTATGGAGTGAAATGGATCGCGGGGATCGAAAGGACACGCACCCAATAAAAAAGGCGGCCGTGGCCGCCCATGATCTCTGGATCATTAAAAACTGATCCGAACCTGTTCTTCGTCACCGTTTCGCTCCGCGATCTCGCCGATGATCCAGGCGTCCTGTTTCAGGGCCCCCAACCGGTGGACCACATCCTTGGCGACGTTCTTCTTGACCACCATGATATAGCCGATACCGCTGTTGAAGATCTGCAGCATCTCCTCCCAGGACAAATCGCCCTGCTCACGGAGCCATTCAAAGACCGGCGGAACGGTCCAGGTCCCGAACGTGATCGTGGCGGTCACGCCCTTGGGCAGGATGCGCACGATGTTGTCGTAAAAACCGCCGCCAGTGACATGAACCATGCCGTGGATTTCCCAGTCGCGCATGATATTGCGCACGGCCTCCACATAAATACGGGTCGGCGTCAACAACACCTCGGCCACGGTTTGTTGCGTACCGGGAAAAATATCATCGGGCTTAAGGCCGGATTGGGCATACAGCTTGCGAACCAGGGAATACCCATTGGAATGGATACCGGATGAAGCCAAGCCAATGACCAGGTCGCCCACGCCGATACTGGAGCCGTCGACAATTTTATCATTATCGACCATGCCAACGCAAAATCCGGACAGATCGTATTCCCCGTCGGCGTAAAAATCTGGCATCTCGGCGGTTTCGCCGCCGATCAAGGCACATTGCGCTTCCTTGCACCCGTCCGCGATGCCCTTGATGACCGCCTCGGCCTTGTCGATATCCAGCTTGCCCGTGGCGAAATAATCGAGAAAAAACAGGGGGCGCGCTCCCTGAACGATAATATCGTTGACGCTCATGGCCACAAGATCGATCCCCACGGAATCATGCTTGTCAAACAGAAACGCCAGTTTCAGTTTCGTGCCCACGCCATCGGTGGAGGCCACCAGTACCGGCTCGTTAACCATGGTCATGGACGGCTTGAACAGGCCGCCGAATCCACCGATATCGTTGACCACGCCCTTGGTATAGGTGGAGGCCACCAGGGATTTGATGCGGGACACGAACGCATTCCCGGCTTCAATATCCACTCCGGCTTCCTTGTATGCCTTATCTCTCTCGGACACGATCCATCTCCTTGTTTCTTACGCGCCAACCATGTAACAGATCAAAAAAAGAACTTTCCCCTTTGGGAGGCCCATTTGAATAATCACAACCCCAACCCAAGTAAAGTGAAATCCCTGGGCACGGCGTGCCTGGCGTGGATTGTCGCCACGTTCTTGGGGAGCGCGGCCTGGGGCGGAGAAATCCGGATCGAGTCCGGCGAGGAAAAAGACACCATCATCTCCGTGAACCCGAACGCACCATCCACCAATCCGGGGTCTGTCATCATCGAGTCCGGCGAAAATCAGGACACCGTCATGGAAGCTCATCCACAGGCTCCGCCAGAAACCTGGACCGAGCCGATCATCATAACCCCGGAAATCCGGGTACGGGAGCATGCACCATGTCCACCCCAGCACTCCTTTGGAAAGCCCTAACCGATCATGACGTACAATGCCAGCTCTGCGCGCATTTTTGTGTCATCAAGCCCGGCCAGCGAGGCCGATGCGGGGTACGCGAAAATCGCGATGGCGAGCTTTTCACGTTGGTACACGACGCCGTGGCGGCCCTCAACCTGGATCCGGTGGAAAAAAAGCCACTCTTCCATTTCCTGCCCGGCACCACCGCCTTGTCGCTGGGCACGCCGGGCTGCAACCTGGCCTGCGCTTTTTGCCAGAACGCCAGTCTGTCCCAAACCCCTCGCGAAAGCGGACGTATCGAGGGGGAACGCATCCCTCCCCAAGATCTCGTCCGCACGGCCCTGCGCCAAAAAGCCGCATCCATGGCCTACACCTATTCCGAACCCACGATTTTTTTCGAGTTGATGCGTGAAACGGCCGAACTAGCGCAAAAAGAAGGGCTGCAAAACATCATGGTCAGCAACGGCTTTCAGAGTCCGGCCTGTCTGGACGCCCTGGATGGACTGATCCAGGCCGCCAATATCGA
The sequence above is a segment of the Deltaproteobacteria bacterium genome. Coding sequences within it:
- a CDS encoding phosphoribosylformylglycinamidine cyclo-ligase, with the protein product MSERDKAYKEAGVDIEAGNAFVSRIKSLVASTYTKGVVNDIGGFGGLFKPSMTMVNEPVLVASTDGVGTKLKLAFLFDKHDSVGIDLVAMSVNDIIVQGARPLFFLDYFATGKLDIDKAEAVIKGIADGCKEAQCALIGGETAEMPDFYADGEYDLSGFCVGMVDNDKIVDGSSIGVGDLVIGLASSGIHSNGYSLVRKLYAQSGLKPDDIFPGTQQTVAEVLLTPTRIYVEAVRNIMRDWEIHGMVHVTGGGFYDNIVRILPKGVTATITFGTWTVPPVFEWLREQGDLSWEEMLQIFNSGIGYIMVVKKNVAKDVVHRLGALKQDAWIIGEIAERNGDEEQVRISF
- a CDS encoding radical SAM protein, whose protein sequence is MAAKKIHPYLVFADESGNIYDHPELLMLVRRGHELTQPRPDELIPLPEGSDLYLLPGRHALGLDAQTGSVEAMEEQAVAAFVCPAYTLSATAAYLTSEGAPALPLFAYGAVGFAQDRFWVAARQVDKDRRQVFTHITPERITKGAHDLLKRYPGNRLIQHLSRCALTFCCPAAKNLALGRYEGPLPTARTCNARCLGCISHQPADSGFPASQNRIDFTPTPEEITEVMLLHARRAKNPVLSFGQGCEGEPLTEALLIGTAIRQFRAAGGQGTININTNASLPTVIPGLAEAGLDSIRVSLNSARAAVYAAYYRPHGYCFDDVLETIRTAKAHGLFVSLNYLFAPGVSDVESELGALTALVETTRPDFIQMRNLSLDPEIYLRCVGTPLEPSMGLHNFMKRLKKACPWIEYGYFNPYLDNGSPVLWG
- the amrS gene encoding AmmeMemoRadiSam system radical SAM enzyme translates to MSTPALLWKALTDHDVQCQLCAHFCVIKPGQRGRCGVRENRDGELFTLVHDAVAALNLDPVEKKPLFHFLPGTTALSLGTPGCNLACAFCQNASLSQTPRESGRIEGERIPPQDLVRTALRQKAASMAYTYSEPTIFFELMRETAELAQKEGLQNIMVSNGFQSPACLDALDGLIQAANIDIKAFTEHFYRDVCSARLAPVLKNLSHIRRLGWHLEVTTLIIPELNDSDQELTDIARFVVRELGADVPWHVSRFHGCYRMADHPSTPLDTLKRAYDIGRAEGLHYVFVGNVPGSDLENTICPGCGHVVIERAGFTIRRTRLTDGCCNSCGRVIIKPEHLGRNL